A window of Parcubacteria group bacterium ADurb.Bin159 genomic DNA:
AAGAAGAAGAACTGTGCCGTTTTTGCCATCTTGAAAGCTATCCGGGTTTTGTTTCTTTAAACACATTAGTGGGTCACTTTGGTTTTGGGCCCCAAAACGAAGAAATGAAAAAATTCTTTTTAGCAAACAAAGCTAAATTTTTAGAATAAAAATAATGAAAAATAAAGAAAAAATCGCCGCTAATGTGGTTACTTACAACAGAAAAGATCTTTTAAGAGAATGTTTAAATTCTCTTTTAGCGCAGACAAGAAAACCGGACTCAATCATCATCGTTGATAATAATTCAACTGATGGAACAAAAGAAATGGTAGAAAAAGAGTTTTTAAAGAACCCCATTTTTGATTATGTGAGACTAAACGAGAACACCGGTAGCGCGGGAGGCCAATATACCGGCATCAAAAGAGCCTACGAAAAAGGTTTTGATTGGGTTTGGTGTATGGATGATGATGTCGTAGCTAAAAAAACAGCCCTGGAGGAGTTAATTAAACTTAAAGACGTGATATATAAAGCTGACAAAAAAAAAGTTGGCTTTATTTGCAGTAGAGTAATAAGCGAGCATGGAAAAGAAATGAATGTGCCCACGATAGATAAAAAAGCTGTTTTTGGAGAATATCCTGTATGGGGTAAATTTCTTGAAATAGGGGCAATTAAGGTTTCTCAAGCTACATTTGTATCAATAATGTTTTCAAAAGATGCGATTAAAGATCTTGGTTTGCCCTTAAAAAAAATGTTTATTTGGGGAGATGACACCGAATACACCTTAAGAATCAGCAAAAAATATCATTGTTATCTTTGTGGTAAAAGTTTAGTCATACACAAAAGGAAGCTAGAAAAACCGCTAAGTATATTTGCGGAGAACGATATAAACAGACTAAAGAACTTTTATTTTTCTTATAGAAATAGTTTGTATATATCAAAGAAGTACGATCAATGGCCGCAAGTTTTATTTAATTATTTTAGAGTCTTTTTTCATATGATTAAGATTATTTCAAAGCCAGGAGTAAATAAAACTATTAAGATGAAAATGATTTATAGAGGGGCCAAAGATTCTATAACGCAAAA
This region includes:
- the glfT1 gene encoding Galactofuranosyl transferase GlfT1 — protein: MKNKEKIAANVVTYNRKDLLRECLNSLLAQTRKPDSIIIVDNNSTDGTKEMVEKEFLKNPIFDYVRLNENTGSAGGQYTGIKRAYEKGFDWVWCMDDDVVAKKTALEELIKLKDVIYKADKKKVGFICSRVISEHGKEMNVPTIDKKAVFGEYPVWGKFLEIGAIKVSQATFVSIMFSKDAIKDLGLPLKKMFIWGDDTEYTLRISKKYHCYLCGKSLVIHKRKLEKPLSIFAENDINRLKNFYFSYRNSLYISKKYDQWPQVLFNYFRVFFHMIKIISKPGVNKTIKMKMIYRGAKDSITQNLEN